The following proteins come from a genomic window of Mariniflexile sp. TRM1-10:
- a CDS encoding PAS domain-containing sensor histidine kinase, whose protein sequence is MYQNDKDVFNVLFEAVSEGVIVVNNQQHIVETNASAERMFGYNKDELIGQHLNVLIPQKYHAGHAAHVEGFMDHKESRQMGRGRDLFGAHKNGNSFPVEAGLNPLEINGESFVMALVIDISIRKQQELELLELNDQLEKKVSERTKTLSDTVEELKIVNKERDAEIKKRIEAQNKIKNALKKEKELNELKTKFLSLVSHEFKTPLSGILTSAMLLSKYKLTEQQERRDKHIKTISDKVHYLNNILNDFLSIEKLDTGKINYKFSTFKISKIVNEVVYNANMLLKEGQEIKYPENIDDYSMFQDEKIVELALSNLVHNAIKYSSENTLVDIQIKQNDKNTTFKIKDNGIGIPLNDQKNIFNRYFRAENALLTQGTGIGLNIVKSHLENLGGTISFTSEENMGSDFTFILPNKVKQ, encoded by the coding sequence ATGTATCAGAACGACAAAGATGTTTTTAATGTGCTTTTTGAAGCTGTGTCAGAAGGTGTTATTGTAGTAAACAATCAGCAACATATTGTTGAAACAAATGCTTCAGCAGAGCGCATGTTTGGTTACAATAAAGATGAACTTATAGGCCAACATCTTAATGTGTTAATTCCACAAAAATACCATGCTGGCCATGCTGCCCATGTAGAAGGTTTTATGGATCATAAGGAAAGTAGGCAAATGGGACGTGGGCGTGATTTGTTTGGGGCTCACAAAAACGGCAACTCATTTCCTGTAGAGGCAGGTTTAAATCCTTTGGAAATTAATGGGGAATCGTTTGTAATGGCATTGGTTATAGATATTTCTATACGCAAGCAACAAGAGCTTGAATTGCTGGAACTAAACGATCAATTGGAAAAAAAGGTTAGTGAGCGTACAAAGACTTTAAGTGATACTGTAGAAGAATTAAAAATTGTAAACAAAGAACGAGATGCCGAAATTAAAAAACGGATTGAGGCCCAAAATAAAATAAAAAACGCTCTTAAAAAGGAAAAGGAACTCAACGAATTAAAAACAAAATTTTTATCGTTAGTCTCCCATGAGTTTAAAACGCCTTTAAGTGGTATTTTAACTTCGGCTATGTTGTTGAGTAAATATAAGTTGACCGAACAACAAGAGAGAAGGGATAAGCACATAAAAACCATTTCAGACAAAGTGCATTATCTTAATAATATTTTAAATGATTTCTTATCCATTGAAAAATTAGATACCGGTAAAATTAATTATAAATTCAGCACGTTTAAAATAAGCAAAATTGTTAATGAAGTGGTATATAACGCCAATATGCTTTTAAAAGAAGGCCAAGAAATAAAATATCCTGAAAATATTGATGATTACTCCATGTTTCAAGATGAAAAAATTGTAGAGTTGGCATTGTCCAACTTGGTACATAATGCCATTAAATACTCATCAGAAAACACCTTGGTAGATATTCAAATAAAGCAGAATGATAAAAATACCACGTTTAAGATTAAGGATAATGGTATTGGAATTCCCCTTAACGATCAAAAAAACATATTTAATCGTTATTTTAGGGCTGAAAATGCACTGCTTACCCAAGGAACTGGCATTGGGCTGAATATTGTAAAAAGCCATTTAGAAAATTTAGGAGGCACAATAAGCTTTACTAGTGAAGAAAATATGGGAAGCGACTTTACATTTATATTACCAAATAAAGTGAAACAATGA
- a CDS encoding diacylglycerol/lipid kinase family protein encodes MKSKIKLLLVINPISGGSEKGVITKDIQNIVLNQHATLETYQTTGDNDEKHIKDIVEKKSIDRILVAGGDGTIQLVAKAILESNIPLGIIPAGSANGLASNFNLPDNLEEQVKIVLGNHFINMDVISVNNHLCLHIADIGINALLIKNYENSSMRGKLGYALQTIPTLVESDLPYRFSIEINGKEIQKAGIMIAIANANQFGTGAVINPDGKIDDAIFEVLLFRKMNVIDILNTLSETSLRDPEFVECFATKKVVIHCKKKIPLQVDGEYIGEVNTIEASIVPSKIKIMLPRKTV; translated from the coding sequence ATGAAATCAAAAATAAAATTGCTATTGGTTATCAATCCGATTTCAGGAGGTTCTGAAAAAGGTGTAATTACTAAAGACATACAAAATATCGTTCTAAATCAGCATGCGACATTAGAAACCTACCAAACCACAGGCGATAATGATGAAAAACATATTAAAGACATTGTAGAAAAAAAATCCATTGATAGGATTTTGGTTGCAGGTGGAGACGGCACCATACAGCTAGTTGCAAAAGCTATTCTAGAATCAAACATACCTCTCGGCATTATTCCTGCTGGGTCTGCTAACGGATTAGCATCCAATTTCAACTTACCGGACAACCTCGAAGAACAAGTTAAAATTGTCTTAGGGAATCATTTTATTAATATGGACGTTATTTCAGTAAACAACCATCTTTGCCTTCATATTGCTGATATTGGTATTAATGCCCTTTTAATTAAAAACTACGAAAACTCGTCTATGAGAGGGAAATTAGGGTATGCCCTTCAAACCATTCCTACGCTTGTAGAATCTGATTTGCCCTATCGTTTTTCAATAGAAATAAACGGAAAAGAAATACAAAAAGCAGGCATCATGATAGCCATTGCAAACGCCAATCAATTTGGTACTGGAGCTGTTATTAATCCCGATGGAAAAATCGATGATGCTATTTTTGAAGTGTTGCTTTTCAGAAAAATGAATGTCATCGATATTTTAAACACCCTAAGTGAAACGTCTTTAAGAGATCCTGAATTTGTAGAGTGCTTCGCTACAAAAAAAGTAGTGATACACTGCAAGAAAAAAATACCTCTTCAAGTTGATGGCGAATACATTGGTGAAGTTAACACTATTGAGGCCAGCATAGTACCTTCAAAAATAAAAATTATGTTGCCAAGAAAAACAGTTTAA
- the ccoS gene encoding cbb3-type cytochrome oxidase assembly protein CcoS yields the protein MSVIYVLLTISIVVAVGFFIAFIVAIRNGQFDDSYTPSVRMLFEDELIKEKPKKSILTKKD from the coding sequence ATGAGTGTTATTTATGTCTTATTAACGATTAGCATTGTTGTGGCAGTTGGCTTTTTCATCGCTTTTATAGTAGCGATAAGAAACGGACAGTTCGACGATAGTTACACCCCATCCGTTCGCATGCTATTTGAAGATGAACTGATTAAAGAAAAACCTAAAAAATCAATACTAACCAAAAAAGATTAA
- a CDS encoding CcoQ/FixQ family Cbb3-type cytochrome c oxidase assembly chaperone, with product MLKFVKNHMDSISGIEIYPIISLLIFFTFFVLLFWWVYTAKKEYLKTVSNLPLDNQNDDLL from the coding sequence ATGTTAAAATTCGTAAAAAATCATATGGACAGTATTTCAGGAATAGAAATATACCCTATTATATCATTACTAATATTTTTCACTTTTTTCGTATTGCTTTTTTGGTGGGTATATACAGCAAAAAAAGAGTACCTAAAAACAGTTAGCAACTTGCCATTAGACAACCAAAACGACGATTTATTATGA
- a CDS encoding response regulator, with the protein MKKILLIEDDVILRENTAELLELSDYNVITAPNGKIGLDMARKDFPDIIVCDIMMPELDGYGVLEALAENEKTKHIPFIFLSAKTERKDVRKGMDLGADDYITKPFEEEELISAIESRLAKAAILKDRSFEAQKNSISNQEDELRTLNDLKNFFDDNGNEISYAKGDIIYEEGQNSNNIFLISKGLVKCHKLDEQGKDLTTALYKEDDLFGYTSFTQNTPYQETATAIKDSELVALSKNELKNVLNTNHNVTLELIQLLTDDLTVVKEQLLQMAYSSVKRRTATTILKFAEKLNHKPNDSIRISRNDLASVAGVAIESLIRTLSGFKDLGIIEIEGRNIKILDINKLQQIS; encoded by the coding sequence ATGAAGAAAATATTACTGATAGAAGACGATGTTATTTTAAGGGAAAATACAGCGGAATTATTAGAACTGTCCGATTATAATGTTATCACAGCTCCAAACGGTAAAATTGGTTTGGACATGGCAAGAAAGGATTTTCCAGATATTATTGTGTGTGACATTATGATGCCCGAACTTGATGGTTATGGTGTTTTGGAGGCCTTGGCTGAAAATGAAAAAACCAAACACATTCCTTTTATATTTCTCTCTGCAAAAACAGAGCGTAAAGATGTTAGAAAAGGTATGGATTTAGGCGCAGACGATTACATCACCAAACCTTTTGAAGAAGAAGAATTAATAAGTGCCATTGAAAGTAGGTTAGCTAAGGCCGCTATTTTAAAAGACAGAAGTTTCGAAGCTCAAAAAAATTCTATTTCTAATCAAGAGGATGAACTTAGAACACTTAATGACCTCAAAAACTTTTTTGATGATAACGGCAATGAAATAAGCTATGCTAAAGGTGATATTATTTACGAAGAAGGGCAAAATTCCAATAATATATTTTTAATATCAAAAGGATTGGTTAAATGCCACAAACTGGACGAACAAGGTAAGGATTTAACAACGGCTCTATATAAAGAAGATGATTTGTTTGGTTATACCTCCTTTACACAGAACACGCCCTATCAAGAAACGGCAACAGCTATAAAAGATTCGGAATTGGTGGCACTTTCTAAAAATGAATTGAAAAATGTGCTCAATACCAACCATAATGTCACTTTGGAACTCATACAGTTGTTAACGGACGATTTAACGGTTGTAAAAGAACAATTGTTACAAATGGCATACAGTTCGGTTAAGAGAAGAACGGCTACCACCATACTGAAATTTGCCGAAAAGCTTAACCATAAACCCAATGATTCTATTAGAATTTCCAGAAACGATTTAGCTAGTGTTGCAGGTGTAGCCATAGAGAGCCTAATAAGAACACTTTCAGGCTTTAAGGATTTGGGTATTATTGAAATTGAAGGTAGAAATATTAAAATTTTAGATATTAATAAACTACAGCAAATAAGCTAA
- a CDS encoding App1 family protein, with amino-acid sequence MVKLDLKLYRGYVNDVELVVSGHVFQSWAPDKYRLDNKGIRHAVSIIHMFRIKPYPNAVVTLKFKNLEITTKTLNDGFFRFTLPFNEPLESGWHPYEVICKLHNFGIVNVGEILKPFNSKLGIISDIDDTFLISHSKSFFKKIYVLLFRNINNRKIFEDVVQHYKALSIAGQTNEVASNSFFYVSSSEWNLYEFIDAFARLHELPKAVIKLKDIKAGISDFLFTGRGSHNHKFVKIKEIISFYPHLQYVLLGDDSQKDPYIYEEISKVFPKNIKAIYIRKTSKTKTKIVKILENIESLGVSVCYFKFSNQAIAHSKKIGII; translated from the coding sequence TTGGTAAAACTTGATTTAAAATTATATAGAGGTTATGTAAATGATGTGGAACTTGTTGTTTCTGGGCATGTATTTCAATCATGGGCTCCAGATAAATACCGACTTGATAATAAAGGTATTAGGCATGCGGTTTCCATTATTCATATGTTTAGAATAAAACCCTATCCAAACGCTGTAGTGACTTTAAAATTTAAAAACCTTGAGATAACGACAAAAACTTTAAATGACGGTTTTTTTAGATTTACGCTGCCATTCAACGAACCACTTGAAAGTGGCTGGCATCCTTATGAAGTGATTTGTAAACTTCACAATTTTGGCATTGTGAATGTTGGGGAGATTTTAAAACCTTTTAATAGCAAACTTGGCATTATTTCGGACATAGATGACACCTTTCTTATATCACATAGCAAAAGTTTTTTTAAAAAAATATATGTGCTTTTATTTAGAAACATTAACAACAGAAAAATTTTTGAAGATGTCGTGCAACATTATAAAGCCTTAAGCATTGCAGGGCAAACCAACGAAGTAGCTTCCAACTCCTTTTTTTATGTGTCGAGCAGTGAATGGAACTTATATGAATTTATTGATGCTTTTGCAAGATTGCATGAGCTACCAAAAGCGGTTATTAAACTAAAAGATATAAAGGCAGGAATTTCAGATTTTCTCTTTACAGGGCGTGGTAGTCACAATCATAAATTTGTTAAAATAAAAGAAATTATTTCATTTTATCCACATTTGCAATATGTATTGCTTGGGGACGATAGCCAAAAGGATCCTTATATTTATGAAGAAATTAGTAAAGTCTTCCCAAAAAACATAAAAGCCATTTACATAAGAAAAACATCTAAAACAAAAACCAAAATTGTTAAAATCCTTGAAAATATTGAAAGTTTAGGTGTATCGGTTTGTTATTTTAAATTTAGCAATCAAGCTATAGCACATTCAAAAAAAATAGGGATTATTTAA
- the ccoN gene encoding cytochrome-c oxidase, cbb3-type subunit I — protein sequence MDIQQFHYDNKIVKNFIYATMLWGVVGMLVGLLLAFLFLFPNLTDGISWLSFGRLRPLHTNAVIFAFVGNAIFAGVYYSSQRLLKARMFSDVLSKINFWGWQLIIVGAAITLPLGYTSSKEYAELEWPFDIAIAFVWVVFGWNLIGTILKRRQRHLYVALWFYIATFVTVAVLHIFNSLELPVSALKSYSVYAGVQDALVQWWYGHNAVAFFLTTPFLGLMYYFVPKAANRPIYSYRLSIVHFWSLIFIYIWAGPHHLLYTALPEWAQNLGVAFSVMLLMPSWGGMINGLLTLRGAWDKVRVDPVLKFMVVAITGYGMATFEGPTLSLKNVNAIAHFTDWIIAHVHVGALAWNGFLTFGMIYYLIPRLFKTKLYSIGLANLHFWIGTLGIIMYALPMYVAGFTQASMWKQFNPDGTLTYGNFLETVTEIMPMYWMRAIGGTLFITGMLIMIYNVIVTIKQGSKAEDELAEAAALERVTKKRTSGEGWHSWLERRPIQLTILATIAILIGGIIQIVPTIMVKSNIPTIASVKPYTPLELEGRDIYIREGCVGCHSQMIRPFRSEVERYGEYSKAGEYVYDHPFLWGSKRTGPDLHRIGGKYSDNWHFNHMYDPQSTSSGSIMPRYPWLIKNELDKSQTEAKMKAMVSLGVPYSEEDIANAQDNMLKQGTKIEKNLYSDPDFVNAYEADKTYAKDNDESFIEMKNREIVAVIAYLQRLGTDIKVETAIK from the coding sequence ATGGACATCCAGCAATTTCACTACGATAATAAAATCGTTAAAAACTTTATCTATGCCACCATGCTTTGGGGGGTTGTAGGTATGTTGGTAGGCTTACTTCTTGCATTTCTGTTTTTATTCCCAAACTTAACCGATGGTATTTCGTGGCTAAGTTTTGGCCGTTTACGACCATTACATACCAATGCCGTTATTTTCGCCTTCGTGGGTAACGCTATTTTTGCTGGAGTTTACTATTCTTCGCAACGTTTACTTAAAGCCAGAATGTTTAGTGATGTATTAAGCAAAATCAATTTCTGGGGATGGCAACTTATCATTGTAGGAGCTGCCATAACGTTACCATTAGGCTACACATCATCTAAAGAATATGCCGAATTGGAATGGCCCTTTGATATTGCTATCGCTTTTGTATGGGTCGTTTTTGGATGGAATTTAATAGGTACCATCTTAAAAAGAAGACAGCGCCATTTATATGTTGCTCTTTGGTTTTACATAGCCACGTTTGTAACCGTGGCCGTATTACATATTTTTAACAGTTTGGAACTTCCCGTAAGTGCTTTAAAAAGCTACTCCGTTTACGCCGGGGTACAAGATGCCTTGGTACAATGGTGGTACGGGCATAATGCCGTAGCATTCTTTTTAACCACACCGTTTTTAGGATTGATGTACTATTTCGTACCAAAAGCAGCTAACAGACCTATCTATTCTTACAGGCTTTCCATAGTTCACTTTTGGTCGTTAATCTTCATCTATATTTGGGCAGGACCTCACCATTTATTATATACCGCTTTACCAGAATGGGCACAAAATTTAGGTGTGGCGTTTTCGGTGATGTTGTTAATGCCATCTTGGGGTGGTATGATAAATGGGTTGTTAACACTACGTGGTGCTTGGGATAAAGTACGTGTTGATCCTGTTTTAAAATTCATGGTCGTTGCTATCACAGGTTATGGTATGGCAACGTTTGAAGGCCCTACATTATCCCTTAAAAACGTGAATGCTATTGCACATTTTACCGATTGGATTATTGCCCACGTACACGTTGGTGCCCTAGCGTGGAATGGATTCTTAACATTTGGTATGATTTATTATTTAATACCAAGACTTTTTAAAACTAAATTATACTCTATTGGATTAGCAAATCTACATTTCTGGATTGGTACTTTAGGTATTATTATGTACGCACTGCCCATGTACGTAGCTGGATTTACCCAAGCCAGTATGTGGAAACAATTTAACCCAGATGGTACTTTAACTTACGGAAACTTTTTAGAAACCGTTACTGAAATCATGCCTATGTACTGGATGCGTGCTATTGGTGGTACTCTATTCATTACCGGAATGCTCATTATGATCTATAATGTGATTGTAACCATAAAACAAGGTAGTAAGGCTGAAGACGAATTAGCCGAAGCCGCTGCACTAGAACGTGTTACCAAAAAACGTACTTCTGGTGAAGGTTGGCACTCTTGGTTAGAGCGCAGACCTATACAATTAACCATTTTAGCGACTATAGCCATATTAATTGGCGGTATTATACAAATTGTACCGACCATCATGGTAAAATCCAACATACCGACCATTGCCAGCGTCAAACCATACACACCATTAGAGCTGGAAGGACGCGACATTTACATCCGCGAAGGCTGTGTGGGGTGTCATTCCCAAATGATTCGTCCGTTTAGAAGCGAGGTAGAACGCTATGGCGAATACTCAAAAGCTGGTGAATATGTTTACGACCATCCCTTTTTATGGGGCAGTAAACGTACTGGGCCCGATTTACATAGAATTGGTGGGAAATATTCCGATAACTGGCACTTTAACCATATGTACGACCCACAAAGTACTTCATCTGGTTCCATCATGCCTCGCTACCCTTGGTTGATTAAAAATGAATTGGATAAATCGCAAACTGAAGCCAAAATGAAAGCAATGGTGTCGTTAGGTGTCCCGTATTCCGAGGAAGATATAGCCAATGCTCAAGACAATATGCTGAAACAAGGAACTAAAATTGAGAAAAACCTCTATAGCGATCCTGATTTTGTGAATGCTTATGAAGCAGATAAAACATATGCTAAAGATAATGACGAGTCTTTTATTGAAATGAAAAACAGGGAAATCGTAGCCGTTATAGCCTATTTACAACGCTTAGGAACAGACATCAAAGTAGAAACAGCTATAAAGTAA
- a CDS encoding universal stress protein, with protein MKNILIPTDFSENAWNAIDYALKFFSKSSCNFYLLHVNTAGTLVTSGSAGVQNKSVASETLTKSPKKLLQETLKRIYDNLPRNPKHRFFIISDSNYLVDSIREQVVKNRINLIVMGTKGASGLKKIAIGTNAGNVITKVKCTTMVVPENAKYTELKEIAFPTDFSIFYRPETLQPILDIIEVNNATVNVLHVNKYGLELNEDQQKNKEYLDDYFTNYTRSFHFLTNKHIENAVQQFVDERGINLITMLAKNLNYFQLILFHPTVNEISYYKDVPFLVLH; from the coding sequence ATGAAGAATATTTTAATACCAACAGATTTTTCTGAAAATGCATGGAATGCTATAGATTATGCACTCAAATTTTTCAGTAAATCGTCCTGTAACTTTTATTTATTACACGTTAATACAGCTGGTACATTAGTAACTAGTGGAAGTGCTGGCGTGCAAAATAAAAGTGTTGCTTCTGAAACTTTAACAAAATCCCCAAAAAAGTTATTGCAGGAAACTTTAAAGCGGATTTACGACAATCTTCCAAGAAATCCTAAGCATCGGTTTTTTATAATTTCAGATAGTAATTATCTCGTCGATTCCATTAGGGAACAAGTCGTTAAAAATAGAATTAATCTTATTGTAATGGGAACAAAAGGTGCTTCGGGTTTAAAAAAAATAGCCATAGGCACCAATGCGGGAAATGTTATTACAAAAGTAAAATGTACAACCATGGTTGTGCCGGAAAATGCCAAGTATACAGAACTCAAAGAGATTGCATTTCCAACCGATTTCTCCATTTTTTACCGACCAGAGACGTTGCAGCCCATACTGGATATTATTGAAGTAAATAATGCAACGGTTAATGTGTTACATGTAAATAAATATGGTTTGGAGCTTAACGAAGACCAACAAAAAAACAAGGAATATTTAGATGATTATTTTACTAATTACACCCGTAGCTTTCATTTTTTAACTAATAAACATATAGAGAATGCCGTGCAGCAGTTTGTAGATGAAAGAGGAATTAATTTAATAACCATGTTGGCGAAGAATTTAAATTATTTCCAGCTCATTTTATTTCATCCAACCGTCAATGAAATTAGTTATTATAAAGATGTGCCTTTTTTAGTATTACATTAA
- a CDS encoding heavy metal translocating P-type ATPase: MDKHTCFHCGLDASTQDIVYDEKTFCCEGCKTVYQIFSENDLTCYYDLQTAPGATPKDIEGKYNFLENIKIIEQLLEFNDGSTQIISLYIPHIHCSSCIWILENLNKLNPSISASVVNFGKKTVRVTFNAETLSLKNLVTLLSTIGYEPFISLDDYSVGKKHIDRSLIYKLGVAGFAFGNVMFLSFPEYFEVGEFWLEQFKPLFRWLMFAFSVPVVFYSSQDYFISAYKGLRSKILNIDVPIALGVSVLFIRSTIEIIFDLGSGFFDSLTGLIFFLLLGKFFQQKTYAFLSFERDYKSYFPIGITKITPEGNEESIQVYDIEKGDRLLIRNEELIPVDCILIKGNARIDYSFVTGESKTVSKQSGDKLFAGGKQLNGTIEVDVLKSVEQSYLTQLWSNDVFKKDKSLAFTNITNQISKRFTISILIIAVLATSFWLIVDSSKAINVFTSVLIIACPCALALAAPFTFGNVLRILGKKKFYLKNASVIEQLAKIDTIIFDKTGTITANKETSIAYEGISLSKDEEMLLKSTLRGSNHPLSRSLYHLLNENNILTLDSYEEHLGKGIEAQYKQDSIKIGSAPFVGHTSETATLNTAVHISSNNTYKGKFTFYNAYRKGLSQLFNKLKQDYDLVILSGDNEGEKDNLTKLLPTKTKLLFNQKPEDKLEYIKYHQSEGAKVLMIGDGLNDAGALAQSDVGIALSENVNVFSPACDAILDASKFNELYHYIKVSKSAINIIKWSFLLSFLYNCIGLYFAVTGQLEPVVAAILMPLSSISIVAFTTICTNNIPHLAYPKGRKPLSKNVEDE; the protein is encoded by the coding sequence ATGGACAAACACACCTGTTTTCACTGCGGTTTAGACGCATCAACACAAGACATTGTTTATGATGAAAAAACATTTTGTTGTGAAGGTTGCAAAACCGTCTATCAAATTTTTTCTGAAAACGATTTAACTTGTTACTACGATTTACAAACCGCTCCTGGAGCAACACCCAAAGATATTGAGGGCAAATACAACTTTTTAGAGAACATCAAAATAATTGAACAATTACTGGAATTTAATGATGGTTCCACCCAAATTATATCACTTTACATTCCGCACATCCATTGCAGTTCCTGTATTTGGATTCTTGAAAACCTCAACAAATTAAACCCTTCCATAAGTGCTTCTGTTGTAAACTTTGGCAAAAAAACCGTTCGGGTGACTTTTAATGCCGAAACCCTGTCGCTAAAAAACCTGGTTACGTTATTAAGTACTATTGGTTACGAGCCTTTCATTAGTTTAGATGATTACAGTGTTGGCAAAAAACATATTGATAGGTCTTTAATTTATAAACTTGGTGTTGCCGGTTTTGCTTTTGGAAACGTGATGTTTTTATCGTTTCCAGAGTATTTTGAAGTGGGCGAATTTTGGCTCGAGCAATTTAAACCCCTCTTTAGATGGCTTATGTTTGCTTTTTCTGTACCAGTTGTATTTTATTCGTCGCAAGATTATTTTATTTCGGCTTACAAAGGACTTCGGTCTAAAATTTTAAATATTGATGTTCCTATAGCCCTAGGTGTTTCAGTTTTATTTATTAGAAGTACTATTGAAATTATTTTCGATTTAGGGTCTGGGTTTTTCGATAGTTTAACCGGACTTATTTTCTTTTTATTACTTGGGAAATTCTTTCAGCAAAAAACCTATGCCTTTTTATCGTTTGAGCGCGATTATAAATCCTATTTTCCTATTGGCATTACAAAAATTACTCCGGAAGGAAACGAAGAATCCATACAAGTTTATGATATTGAAAAGGGCGACCGCCTTTTAATTAGAAATGAAGAACTCATTCCTGTTGATTGTATTTTAATAAAAGGAAACGCACGAATAGATTATAGTTTTGTAACGGGCGAATCCAAAACGGTTAGTAAACAATCGGGCGACAAACTTTTTGCAGGCGGCAAACAACTCAACGGCACTATTGAAGTTGATGTTTTAAAATCGGTTGAACAAAGCTATTTAACACAACTTTGGAGTAACGATGTGTTTAAAAAAGACAAATCATTGGCATTTACAAATATTACCAACCAAATAAGTAAGCGGTTTACCATAAGCATTTTAATAATCGCGGTATTAGCCACTTCATTTTGGTTAATAGTGGACTCCAGCAAGGCCATAAATGTTTTTACATCGGTGCTCATCATTGCCTGTCCTTGCGCCTTGGCTTTGGCTGCTCCCTTTACTTTTGGTAATGTACTTCGCATTTTGGGCAAGAAAAAATTCTACTTAAAAAATGCCAGCGTTATTGAACAATTGGCTAAAATAGACACCATCATTTTTGATAAAACAGGAACCATTACCGCCAATAAAGAAACGTCCATCGCCTATGAAGGCATCTCGCTTTCTAAAGATGAAGAAATGTTACTAAAAAGCACGTTGAGAGGTTCTAATCATCCTTTAAGCAGATCGTTGTACCATCTTTTAAACGAAAACAACATCCTCACTTTAGATAGCTATGAAGAACATTTAGGTAAAGGCATTGAAGCGCAATATAAACAAGATTCCATAAAGATTGGTTCGGCGCCTTTTGTAGGCCACACTTCTGAAACGGCTACATTAAACACAGCCGTTCATATAAGCAGTAACAACACGTATAAAGGAAAATTCACGTTTTATAATGCGTATCGAAAAGGATTGTCCCAACTATTCAACAAACTAAAACAAGATTATGATTTGGTGATTCTCTCAGGCGACAACGAAGGGGAAAAAGACAATCTTACCAAGTTGCTTCCAACAAAAACCAAGTTGTTGTTCAACCAAAAACCAGAAGACAAACTGGAATATATTAAATACCATCAAAGTGAAGGCGCCAAGGTATTGATGATTGGTGATGGTTTAAATGATGCCGGTGCCTTAGCGCAGAGTGATGTTGGTATTGCCCTTTCAGAAAATGTGAATGTATTCTCTCCCGCTTGCGATGCTATTTTGGACGCATCAAAATTCAACGAATTATATCACTATATAAAAGTGTCAAAATCGGCTATCAACATCATTAAATGGAGTTTTTTATTGTCGTTCCTATACAACTGCATCGGACTTTACTTTGCGGTTACAGGCCAATTAGAACCCGTTGTAGCCGCTATTTTAATGCCTTTAAGTTCTATTAGCATTGTTGCTTTTACAACCATTTGCACAAACAATATTCCCCACCTAGCCTACCCAAAGGGGAGGAAACCATTGTCCAAAAATGTTGAGGATGAGTAA